From a single Natronorubrum tibetense GA33 genomic region:
- the rqcH gene encoding ribosome rescue protein RqcH encodes MDPKRELTSVDLAALVGEFGAYEGAKVDKAYLYGDDLVRLKMRDFDRGRLELIIEVGEVKRAHTVAPERVPDAPGRPPQFAMMLRNRLSGADFAGVEQFEFDRILEFTFEREDGTTRIIVELFGQGNVAVTDGEYEVIDCLETVRLKSRTVVPGSRYEFPDSRTNPLTVSREVFDHEMEESDTDVVRTLATQLNFGGLYAEEICTRAGVEKAMDISDAGEDVYDRLYEAIERLALDLRNSNFDPRLYFADEGEDGDDSEDGGENETGDNGDSSPERVVDATPFPLEEHVELPSEPYDTYLSALDDYFFRLELEEEGEPDPTDQRPDFEEEIAKQERIIEQQQGAIEGFEQEADMLREQAESLYAEYGLVDDILSTIQEARAQDRPWDEIEERFEAGAEQGIEAAEAVIDVDGSEGVVTVDVDGEYIDLETTQGVEQNADRLYTEAKAVEDKKEGALSAIENTRKDLQEAKRRRDQWEADDGEDEGDDADEEEREDRDWLSMPSVPVRENEPWYDRFRWFYTSDGYLVIGGRNADQNEELVKKYLEPGDKVLHTQAHGGPVTVLKATDPSEASSSDIELPETSIEEAAQFAVSYASVWKDGRYAGDVYAVDSDQVTKTPESGEYLEKGGFAIRGDRTYYDDTPVGVAVGIQCEPYTRVIGGPPSAIVDQAATTIELEPGRYAQADAAKRIYRRFREQFEDESFVRKIASPDRIQHFMPPGGSRIAEE; translated from the coding sequence ATGGATCCAAAGCGGGAGCTTACGAGCGTCGACCTCGCTGCCCTCGTCGGGGAGTTCGGTGCCTACGAGGGGGCCAAGGTCGACAAGGCCTACCTCTACGGCGACGATCTCGTCCGACTCAAGATGCGGGACTTCGATCGGGGTCGTCTCGAACTCATCATCGAGGTGGGCGAGGTCAAACGCGCCCACACGGTTGCCCCCGAGCGAGTGCCGGACGCCCCGGGCCGACCGCCGCAGTTCGCGATGATGCTTCGGAATCGTCTGTCTGGGGCCGACTTCGCCGGCGTCGAGCAGTTCGAGTTCGACCGCATCCTCGAGTTCACGTTCGAGCGCGAGGACGGCACCACCCGGATCATCGTCGAACTGTTTGGACAGGGGAACGTCGCCGTCACCGACGGCGAGTACGAGGTGATCGACTGCCTCGAGACCGTTCGCCTGAAGTCGAGGACGGTCGTTCCGGGGTCGCGCTACGAGTTCCCCGACAGCCGGACGAACCCGTTGACGGTCTCCCGCGAGGTGTTCGATCACGAGATGGAGGAGTCGGACACCGACGTCGTCCGTACGCTTGCGACCCAACTCAACTTCGGCGGCCTCTACGCCGAGGAGATCTGCACCCGCGCGGGCGTCGAGAAGGCGATGGACATCAGCGACGCCGGCGAGGACGTCTACGACCGACTCTACGAGGCGATCGAACGGCTGGCGCTCGATCTGCGAAACAGTAATTTCGATCCGCGACTCTACTTCGCGGACGAGGGCGAGGACGGCGATGACAGCGAGGATGGCGGAGAGAACGAAACGGGAGACAACGGCGACTCGAGTCCGGAGCGCGTCGTCGACGCGACGCCGTTCCCGCTCGAGGAACACGTCGAACTGCCCTCGGAGCCGTACGACACCTATCTGAGCGCGCTCGACGACTATTTCTTCCGGCTCGAACTCGAGGAGGAAGGCGAACCGGACCCGACCGACCAGCGCCCCGACTTCGAGGAGGAGATCGCCAAACAGGAACGCATCATCGAGCAACAGCAGGGGGCGATCGAGGGCTTCGAGCAGGAGGCCGACATGCTGCGCGAGCAGGCGGAGTCGCTGTACGCCGAGTACGGCCTGGTCGACGACATCCTCTCGACGATTCAGGAGGCGCGCGCCCAGGACCGGCCCTGGGACGAGATCGAGGAGCGCTTCGAGGCCGGCGCGGAACAGGGGATTGAGGCCGCCGAGGCGGTCATCGACGTCGACGGTAGCGAGGGCGTCGTGACCGTCGACGTCGACGGCGAGTACATCGATCTCGAGACCACACAGGGCGTCGAGCAGAACGCCGACCGACTCTACACCGAGGCCAAAGCCGTCGAGGATAAAAAGGAGGGGGCGCTTTCGGCCATCGAAAACACCCGGAAGGATCTCCAGGAAGCCAAGCGTCGTCGCGACCAGTGGGAGGCCGACGATGGCGAGGACGAGGGAGACGACGCGGACGAGGAGGAGCGCGAGGATCGAGATTGGCTCTCGATGCCCTCCGTTCCGGTCCGCGAGAACGAGCCCTGGTACGACCGGTTCCGCTGGTTCTACACCAGCGACGGCTACCTCGTGATCGGTGGACGCAACGCCGACCAGAACGAGGAGTTGGTGAAAAAGTACCTCGAGCCCGGCGACAAAGTGCTCCACACGCAGGCCCACGGCGGCCCCGTCACCGTCCTAAAGGCGACCGATCCGAGTGAGGCGTCCTCCTCGGACATCGAACTGCCCGAAACGAGCATCGAGGAGGCCGCCCAGTTCGCCGTCTCCTACGCGTCGGTCTGGAAGGACGGCCGCTACGCGGGCGACGTCTACGCGGTCGACTCCGACCAGGTCACGAAGACGCCCGAGAGCGGGGAGTACCTCGAAAAAGGTGGCTTTGCGATCCGCGGCGACCGAACCTACTACGACGACACGCCCGTCGGAGTCGCGGTCGGCATCCAGTGTGAACCATATACGCGCGTTATCGGCGGGCCGCCGTCGGCCATCGTGGATCAGGCGGCGACGACGATCGAACTCGAGCCCGGTCGCTATGCGCAGGCCGACGCGGCCAAACGGATTTATCGACGGTTCCGCGAGCAGTTCGAGGACGAGTCGTTCGTCCGCAAGATCGCCAGCCCGGATCGCATTCAACACTTCATGCCACCGGGCGGGAGTCGGATCGCTGAGGAGTGA
- the tenA gene encoding thiaminase II, whose translation MTFSDQLLEDGDHIWAAQKDHPFVRELAAGTVDEAAFRHWVKQDYRYLLDYARLFSIAGSKARDEETMTHLLGVAHEVLDHEMDLHREFARDFGICREELESVEKAPTCVAYTNFLVRTAYEGSIAEIAAALFPCMQGYLDVGEHMAELAVEEHQYTPFIEMYTGEEFREATAWCREFVDHCGEAYPGEHDAMREAFLTSAKLEYRFWEMAYTLEGWEL comes from the coding sequence ATGACGTTCAGCGATCAGCTTCTCGAGGACGGCGACCACATCTGGGCGGCACAGAAAGACCACCCCTTCGTCCGCGAACTCGCGGCCGGAACGGTAGACGAGGCGGCGTTTCGCCACTGGGTGAAACAGGACTATCGCTACCTGCTCGATTACGCGCGGCTGTTTTCGATCGCGGGCTCGAAAGCCCGCGACGAGGAGACGATGACCCACCTGCTGGGCGTCGCCCACGAGGTACTCGACCACGAGATGGATCTCCACCGGGAGTTCGCGAGGGATTTCGGGATCTGCCGGGAAGAACTCGAGTCCGTCGAGAAAGCGCCGACCTGCGTCGCTTATACGAACTTCCTCGTGCGAACCGCGTACGAAGGGTCGATCGCCGAAATCGCGGCGGCGCTTTTCCCCTGCATGCAGGGCTATCTCGATGTCGGCGAGCACATGGCGGAACTGGCCGTCGAAGAGCACCAGTACACGCCCTTCATCGAGATGTACACGGGCGAGGAGTTCCGTGAGGCGACGGCATGGTGTCGGGAGTTCGTCGATCACTGCGGCGAGGCCTACCCCGGCGAACACGACGCCATGCGCGAGGCGTTTCTGACGAGCGCCAAACTCGAGTACCGGTTCTGGGAGATGGCGTACACGCTCGAAGGGTGGGAGCTATGA
- a CDS encoding tRNA uridine(34) 5-carboxymethylaminomethyl modification radical SAM/GNAT enzyme Elp3, protein MSTETPDSDPTETDAFEQVCATLVERILAGEIEREEVEKAKLETCSEFSAPKVPKNSEILDYAPQERREELEAVLQRKPVRTASGVSPVAIMTSPERCPHGKCLYCPGGPDSEFSSSQSYTGDEPAAARGVQNDYDPYGQVTLRLEQLREIGHPVDKVELILMGGTMTARSHDYQEWFVKRALEAMNDFDVDKEPEPAEGVSFAQDPEEYEWKYLEDVIAENETNDIRNIGTTFETKPDWCDPEQIDRMLDLGGTKVEVGVQTTYERINREMHRGHGAQASIEANQRLRDSAFKVGFHMMPGQPGMSKEMCLEDFRRIFEQEQWKPDFLKIYPTLIVRGTATYDWWHKGEYDPLDNEEAAELVAEIKDMIPRYTRLQRVQRDIPADYIDAGVWKSNLRQLARKRMDEHGWSCDCIRCREAGMNDKEPDEIELDVMTYDACGGTEHFISFEDFENDLLIGFCRLRFPNNPVRSELENAALVRELHVYGTEVAMGEEGETDQHQHRGYGRRLMARAEELAADAGYDKVSVISGIGAREYYREKLGYYQDGPYVSKRL, encoded by the coding sequence GTGAGTACCGAAACGCCCGACTCCGATCCGACCGAGACCGACGCCTTCGAGCAGGTCTGTGCGACGCTCGTCGAGCGGATTCTCGCGGGCGAGATCGAACGCGAGGAGGTCGAAAAAGCCAAACTCGAGACCTGCTCGGAGTTCTCGGCACCGAAAGTGCCCAAGAACTCCGAGATTCTCGACTACGCGCCCCAGGAGCGCCGCGAGGAGCTCGAGGCGGTCCTCCAGCGCAAGCCGGTCCGGACGGCCTCCGGCGTCTCGCCGGTCGCGATCATGACCTCGCCCGAGCGCTGTCCCCACGGGAAGTGTCTCTACTGTCCCGGCGGCCCGGACTCGGAGTTCTCGAGTTCCCAGAGCTACACGGGCGACGAGCCCGCCGCCGCACGCGGGGTGCAGAACGACTACGACCCGTACGGGCAGGTGACGCTGCGACTCGAGCAACTGCGCGAGATCGGCCACCCAGTCGACAAGGTCGAACTCATCCTGATGGGCGGGACGATGACCGCCCGGAGCCACGACTACCAGGAGTGGTTCGTCAAGCGCGCGCTCGAGGCGATGAACGACTTCGACGTCGACAAGGAGCCCGAACCCGCCGAAGGTGTCAGCTTCGCACAGGACCCCGAGGAGTACGAGTGGAAGTATCTCGAGGACGTCATCGCCGAGAACGAGACGAACGATATCCGCAACATCGGGACGACGTTCGAGACCAAACCCGACTGGTGTGATCCGGAGCAGATCGATCGCATGCTCGACCTCGGCGGGACGAAAGTCGAGGTGGGCGTCCAGACGACCTACGAGCGCATCAATCGGGAGATGCACCGCGGCCACGGCGCGCAGGCGTCGATCGAGGCCAACCAGCGCCTGCGGGACTCGGCGTTCAAGGTCGGTTTCCACATGATGCCCGGCCAGCCCGGCATGTCGAAGGAGATGTGTCTCGAGGACTTCCGGCGGATCTTCGAGCAGGAACAGTGGAAGCCGGACTTCCTGAAGATCTATCCGACGCTCATCGTCCGCGGCACCGCGACCTACGACTGGTGGCACAAAGGGGAGTACGACCCGCTCGACAACGAGGAGGCCGCCGAGCTGGTCGCCGAGATCAAGGACATGATTCCGCGGTACACGCGGCTCCAGCGCGTCCAGCGGGACATCCCGGCGGACTACATCGACGCCGGCGTCTGGAAGTCCAATCTTCGACAGCTCGCCCGCAAACGGATGGACGAGCACGGCTGGTCGTGTGACTGCATTCGCTGTCGCGAGGCCGGGATGAACGATAAAGAACCCGACGAGATCGAGCTCGACGTGATGACCTACGACGCCTGCGGCGGCACGGAGCACTTCATCTCGTTCGAGGACTTCGAAAACGACCTGTTGATTGGCTTCTGCCGGCTGCGGTTCCCGAATAACCCCGTTCGATCGGAACTCGAGAACGCCGCGCTCGTCCGCGAACTCCACGTCTACGGCACCGAAGTCGCCATGGGCGAGGAGGGAGAGACGGACCAGCACCAACACCGCGGCTACGGCCGACGCCTCATGGCCCGCGCCGAGGAGCTCGCCGCCGACGCCGGCTACGATAAAGTCAGCGTCATCTCCGGCATCGGTGCGCGGGAGTACTACCGGGAGAAACTCGGCTACTATCAGGACGGCCCGTACGTCAGCAAGCGGCTCTGA
- a CDS encoding TenA family protein yields MTGTIETYAEYAASADEIDEHRFTDWLRERAEPTWTDAVEHPFTDELGAGTLSTDAFADYLVQDYAFVNDLVSVFGYAVGQAPDMAAKRPLVEFLDTITDDEDDYFVRSFDALEVPDSRRTDPELAEPTAAFIDLLGRASREGGYAETLAVLVPAEWIYEQWATAAVERYADPDADGPLTAGADLPFYYAEWIDLHATAGFREFVDWLRGQLDAAGPELSPRRQARVESLFRRTVDLEVAFFDAAYDGVDDD; encoded by the coding sequence ATGACTGGGACGATCGAGACGTACGCGGAGTACGCAGCCAGCGCCGACGAAATCGACGAGCACCGGTTCACCGATTGGCTTCGCGAACGCGCGGAACCTACGTGGACCGACGCGGTCGAACACCCGTTTACGGACGAGCTTGGTGCCGGGACGCTGTCGACGGACGCTTTCGCCGACTATCTCGTTCAGGACTACGCCTTCGTCAACGACCTCGTTAGCGTCTTCGGCTATGCAGTCGGGCAGGCCCCCGACATGGCCGCGAAACGACCGCTCGTCGAGTTCCTCGACACGATCACCGACGACGAGGACGACTACTTCGTGCGCTCGTTCGACGCGCTCGAGGTGCCCGACTCGCGCCGAACCGATCCGGAGCTGGCCGAACCCACCGCGGCGTTTATCGATCTGCTCGGCCGGGCGTCCCGCGAGGGCGGCTACGCGGAGACGCTCGCCGTACTGGTTCCCGCCGAGTGGATCTACGAGCAGTGGGCGACGGCGGCCGTCGAGAGGTATGCGGATCCCGACGCCGATGGCCCGCTGACTGCGGGTGCCGACCTCCCCTTTTACTACGCCGAGTGGATCGACCTCCACGCGACCGCGGGCTTTCGCGAGTTCGTCGACTGGCTCCGCGGCCAACTCGACGCCGCCGGCCCCGAGCTATCGCCGCGACGGCAGGCGCGAGTCGAGTCGCTGTTCCGGCGAACGGTCGACCTCGAGGTCGCGTTCTTCGATGCGGCGTACGATGGAGTGGACGACGACTGA
- a CDS encoding DUF411 domain-containing protein — protein MTITRRTLCASGATLALAGIAGCFDLGASSDVDDWNWSGSLPVERVVQHHDPSCGCCSEYVDYLETNGIDVRVAETADLEAVKRDLGVPADAESCHTLEFGDYLVEGHVPLEAVEELFENEPDVDGLTAPGMPQHSPGMGPPGDEPLQIYAFDDSGAVSEFTTV, from the coding sequence ATGACCATCACTCGCCGAACACTGTGTGCGTCGGGTGCGACGCTCGCGCTCGCCGGAATCGCCGGTTGCTTCGATCTCGGCGCCTCGAGCGACGTCGACGACTGGAACTGGTCCGGCTCGCTCCCCGTCGAGCGCGTCGTCCAGCACCACGACCCCTCGTGTGGCTGTTGCTCTGAGTACGTCGACTACCTCGAGACGAACGGCATCGACGTCCGGGTCGCGGAAACAGCCGATCTCGAGGCGGTGAAACGCGATCTCGGCGTGCCGGCCGACGCGGAGAGCTGTCACACCCTCGAGTTCGGCGACTACCTCGTGGAGGGACACGTCCCACTCGAGGCGGTCGAGGAACTGTTCGAGAACGAACCCGACGTAGACGGGCTCACGGCGCCTGGGATGCCCCAGCACTCGCCGGGCATGGGGCCGCCGGGCGACGAGCCGTTGCAGATCTACGCGTTCGACGACTCGGGAGCGGTATCTGAGTTCACGACGGTTTGA
- a CDS encoding S8 family peptidase — MTAGTVALGAVGTVTASDDGTYLVAASEAGVRQRLEQAGYDIKNEIVDERVFSVVGGDGSDLETIAGVDHSVPNAKIAFEEPALGQSKSEADLPELYGLQWDKHVTDAVPAHDYATGSGSRIAIIDTGIDDGHPDLGNVNTDASAKFMGGEILEHDGDPHGHGTHVAGTAAATGEEGVIGTAPDAELVSLQVFYFVEPDDPDEDPVLTTTTEDILNAVTYAADIGADVGNLSLGTPPLPPQYNEGGYRGVLTPVYQNAAASGTVLTASAGNDAFDLQGGHFSTPNGIPGTMSISATGPNDELSFYSNYGRGQVDVGAPGGGYETQEKTLAEDGVEWPNPTNLVLSSVPADVYGTKYAYFAGTSMAAPQVAGLVALVRELAPDTTSKRVESAIKDGAEGASGQSDSELGAGRINALETVDGLE, encoded by the coding sequence ATGACAGCAGGAACGGTAGCGCTCGGTGCCGTCGGAACAGTCACGGCATCAGACGACGGAACCTATCTGGTCGCCGCCAGTGAAGCCGGCGTCCGCCAACGACTGGAGCAGGCCGGCTACGATATCAAGAACGAAATCGTTGATGAGCGGGTATTCTCCGTAGTCGGCGGCGACGGTAGCGACCTCGAGACGATTGCAGGCGTCGATCACAGCGTTCCGAACGCCAAGATAGCGTTCGAGGAGCCCGCGCTCGGCCAATCGAAGAGCGAAGCGGATCTACCGGAGCTCTACGGGCTCCAGTGGGACAAGCACGTCACCGACGCTGTCCCCGCACACGACTACGCGACCGGATCCGGAAGCCGCATCGCAATCATCGATACGGGAATCGACGACGGCCATCCGGATCTCGGCAACGTCAACACCGACGCGAGCGCGAAGTTCATGGGTGGGGAGATTCTCGAACACGACGGAGACCCCCACGGCCACGGGACCCACGTCGCCGGCACTGCGGCAGCGACGGGTGAGGAGGGCGTTATCGGGACTGCTCCCGACGCCGAGCTCGTCTCGTTGCAGGTCTTCTACTTCGTCGAACCCGACGATCCCGACGAGGATCCAGTGCTCACGACCACGACCGAGGACATCCTGAACGCGGTCACCTACGCCGCAGATATCGGTGCCGACGTGGGCAACCTGAGCCTCGGGACGCCGCCGCTCCCACCCCAGTACAACGAAGGCGGCTACCGTGGTGTGCTGACACCGGTGTACCAGAACGCTGCCGCGAGCGGGACGGTTCTCACCGCCAGCGCCGGGAACGACGCGTTTGACCTGCAGGGTGGACACTTCTCGACGCCGAACGGTATCCCGGGAACGATGAGCATCAGCGCGACGGGACCGAACGACGAGTTGTCGTTCTACTCGAACTACGGAAGGGGCCAGGTCGATGTCGGTGCTCCCGGCGGCGGCTACGAGACCCAGGAGAAGACTCTCGCCGAAGACGGCGTCGAGTGGCCGAATCCGACGAACCTCGTGCTCTCGTCGGTCCCAGCGGACGTGTACGGTACAAAATACGCCTACTTCGCCGGGACCTCGATGGCTGCGCCACAGGTAGCCGGACTCGTCGCACTCGTGCGTGAACTGGCACCCGACACGACCTCGAAACGGGTCGAATCTGCGATCAAAGACGGTGCCGAGGGGGCCAGCGGACAGAGCGATTCCGAACTCGGGGCCGGTCGGATCAACGCGCTCGAGACGGTCGACGGGCTCGAGTAG
- a CDS encoding SHOCT domain-containing protein, producing the protein MSDDPATRFRENATEITTMIVTGLWLALLFLPGGTQLWLPVMLIGYIIVIPLVALLYGDKSEREAWWGSESWDDWWGDGNDRDESPSASSNPERADETTPGDALETLRERYAAGELTDDQFEQKLDRLLETETLEDADRRRRGRKANVRDRDRDRDRTPEYES; encoded by the coding sequence ATGAGCGACGATCCTGCGACTCGATTCCGTGAGAACGCCACGGAGATCACGACGATGATCGTCACCGGGCTGTGGCTCGCGCTCCTGTTTCTCCCGGGTGGAACACAACTCTGGCTCCCGGTTATGCTGATCGGCTATATCATCGTTATTCCGCTCGTCGCCCTGTTGTACGGCGACAAGTCGGAACGCGAGGCGTGGTGGGGCAGCGAGTCTTGGGATGACTGGTGGGGAGACGGGAACGACCGGGACGAGTCGCCGAGCGCCAGTTCGAACCCGGAACGCGCCGACGAAACCACCCCCGGCGACGCCCTCGAGACGCTTCGCGAACGCTACGCGGCGGGCGAACTCACCGACGACCAGTTCGAGCAGAAGCTCGACCGACTCCTCGAGACGGAGACGCTCGAGGACGCCGATCGGCGACGACGCGGTCGGAAAGCGAACGTGCGTGATCGCGACCGGGACCGCGATCGGACTCCCGAATACGAGTCCTGA
- a CDS encoding DHH family phosphoesterase yields MGNCIICGKPVDGLVCESHEEDVVFTFRGNSASQLSPDRYYRGTVDGYADFGVFIDIGDHVTGLLHRSELDQRLESLDWEPGDDVYVQVLSVRDNGNVDLGWSIRQREREFRGKLIDTGDDEVLPEDLEDDGSESTDDGDSTDDSRSAAASEEDAAGASESPDEADVEAGDLQTAVDDSGASDESGAPNASETVATGSSSGSVATESAAASTPATDDAADAEPEAEPTLNRTTIDTIDEQVGTVVRLEGEITGVRQTSGPTVFELRDETATVECAAFEEAGVRAYPAVELDDVVALEGEVERHHGDLQVETETLEILDDEDGATIRERLEDAIESEARPVDVSLLADHDAVSAVEDNLVDAATAIRRAVMEARPIVVRHGATADGYVAGAAIERAVLPLIREKHTREDAEYHYFERRPLDGRVYDMDAATNDVTSMLEARDRHGEQLPLVLLVDAGSTEESVDGYDLLSLYDSETIVIDDSRADDEITDAVSIAVAPSLAGVDVADLTSTALAANVAAHVNDDVRDDLVHLPAVSYWEDTPEAYVDLATEAGYDETGVSERREAVALEAYYQSYKDKRELVIDLLFADGESTPRDGDLAAHVSEQFRAKLETELETARENLTTETVDGVTVAVLDTDAFTHRYNFPTTTLLLDALHRRQREEHDEPFVTLGVGDDELHVRATESLNVRDLGDAIADAAPNAGVSVVGGQDGHVEFLPGERNAVRDAALEALGETLA; encoded by the coding sequence ATGGGTAACTGTATCATCTGTGGCAAGCCTGTCGACGGCTTGGTCTGTGAGAGCCACGAAGAGGACGTCGTGTTCACCTTTCGCGGCAACTCCGCCTCACAGCTGTCCCCCGACCGGTACTACCGGGGAACCGTCGACGGCTACGCCGACTTCGGTGTCTTCATCGACATCGGAGACCACGTCACTGGCCTGTTGCATAGAAGCGAACTAGACCAACGACTCGAGAGTCTCGACTGGGAACCCGGCGACGATGTCTACGTCCAGGTCCTCAGCGTCCGAGACAACGGTAACGTCGATCTCGGCTGGTCGATTCGCCAGCGCGAACGCGAGTTCCGCGGCAAACTGATCGACACCGGCGACGACGAGGTGCTCCCAGAGGACCTCGAGGACGATGGGAGCGAGTCGACCGACGATGGCGACTCGACCGACGACAGCAGGTCCGCAGCCGCGTCCGAGGAGGACGCCGCTGGGGCCAGCGAGTCACCCGACGAAGCCGACGTCGAGGCCGGCGACCTGCAGACGGCCGTCGACGACTCCGGAGCGAGCGACGAATCCGGCGCACCGAATGCGTCCGAGACCGTCGCCACCGGCAGCAGTAGCGGCTCCGTCGCCACCGAGAGCGCGGCCGCGTCGACGCCGGCGACGGACGACGCCGCCGACGCCGAACCCGAGGCCGAACCGACGCTCAACCGAACGACCATCGACACCATCGACGAGCAGGTCGGGACCGTCGTCCGACTCGAGGGCGAGATCACCGGTGTCCGCCAGACCAGCGGCCCGACCGTCTTCGAACTGCGCGACGAGACCGCGACGGTCGAGTGTGCGGCGTTCGAGGAGGCCGGCGTCCGCGCCTACCCCGCCGTCGAACTCGACGATGTCGTCGCCCTTGAGGGCGAGGTCGAACGACACCACGGCGACCTTCAGGTCGAAACCGAGACGCTCGAGATCCTCGACGACGAGGACGGCGCGACCATCCGCGAGCGCCTCGAGGACGCCATCGAGTCCGAGGCACGCCCGGTCGACGTCTCCCTGCTGGCCGACCACGACGCCGTCTCGGCCGTCGAGGACAACCTCGTCGACGCCGCGACTGCGATCCGTCGAGCCGTCATGGAAGCCCGACCGATCGTCGTGCGCCACGGTGCGACCGCCGACGGCTACGTCGCCGGTGCCGCCATCGAGCGCGCCGTGCTTCCGCTGATCCGCGAGAAACACACCCGCGAGGACGCGGAGTACCACTACTTCGAGCGCCGCCCGCTCGACGGCCGCGTTTACGACATGGACGCCGCCACCAACGACGTCACCTCGATGCTCGAGGCCCGCGACCGTCACGGCGAGCAACTGCCGCTCGTGCTCCTCGTCGACGCCGGCTCGACCGAGGAGTCCGTCGACGGCTACGATCTGCTCTCGCTGTACGATTCCGAGACGATCGTCATCGACGACAGTCGCGCCGACGACGAGATCACCGACGCGGTCTCGATCGCCGTCGCGCCGTCGCTCGCCGGCGTCGACGTCGCCGACCTCACGTCGACCGCCCTCGCAGCGAACGTCGCCGCCCACGTCAACGACGACGTCCGCGACGACCTCGTCCATCTCCCCGCCGTCAGCTACTGGGAGGACACCCCCGAGGCGTACGTCGACCTCGCGACCGAGGCCGGCTACGACGAGACCGGCGTCTCCGAGCGCCGCGAAGCCGTCGCACTCGAGGCCTACTACCAGTCGTACAAGGACAAGCGCGAACTCGTGATCGACCTGCTGTTCGCGGACGGCGAGTCGACGCCACGAGACGGCGACCTCGCGGCTCACGTCTCCGAACAGTTCCGCGCGAAACTCGAGACCGAACTCGAGACGGCCCGGGAGAACCTGACCACCGAGACCGTCGACGGCGTCACCGTCGCCGTCCTCGACACGGACGCGTTCACCCACCGCTACAACTTCCCGACGACGACGCTGTTGCTCGATGCGCTCCACCGACGGCAGCGCGAGGAGCACGACGAACCGTTCGTCACCCTCGGCGTCGGCGACGACGAACTGCACGTTCGCGCGACCGAGTCGCTGAACGTCCGCGATCTCGGCGACGCAATCGCCGACGCAGCGCCGAACGCCGGCGTCAGCGTCGTCGGCGGTCAGGACGGCCACGTCGAGTTCTTGCCGGGCGAACGCAACGCCGTTCGCGACGCCGCACTCGAGGCACTCGGCGAGACCCTCGCGTAA
- a CDS encoding nucleoside 2-deoxyribosyltransferase, with protein sequence MDVFFSGSIRGGRSDVGLYAELVEIIERHGTVLTEHVGVEDIEAKEEAEGLSDADIHDQDVAWLRQADCLVAEVSTPSLGVGYEIARAVEGETPVLCLYRPAADHDLSAMIRGSDAISVLEYETPADVESELEAFVQRHR encoded by the coding sequence ATGGACGTCTTCTTCAGCGGCTCTATTCGCGGCGGACGGTCCGATGTCGGCCTGTACGCGGAGCTGGTCGAGATCATCGAACGACACGGTACGGTCCTCACCGAACACGTCGGGGTGGAGGATATCGAGGCGAAAGAGGAGGCGGAGGGGCTTTCCGACGCCGACATCCACGATCAGGACGTCGCCTGGCTCCGACAGGCCGACTGTCTCGTAGCCGAGGTGTCGACGCCCAGTCTGGGCGTCGGCTACGAAATCGCCAGAGCGGTTGAGGGGGAAACGCCCGTACTCTGTCTGTACCGTCCCGCGGCGGATCACGACCTCTCCGCGATGATCCGCGGCAGCGACGCCATCAGCGTCCTCGAGTACGAGACGCCCGCGGACGTCGAGTCGGAACTCGAGGCGTTCGTTCAGCGGCACCGCTGA